The nucleotide window ACGTCTCTATCGGCGAACTGGCGAAACTCGCTGGAGCCTTCGGTTATGCCTTCAATCCAGACATGCAGGTTGCCGGCCGCATCAATGCCGACATCCATGCCCAGGGCTCAACCGCATCTCCAGTGCTGAACGGCAACGTCGACGCCCACGACCTCGTGATCAGCGGCAAGGGCCTGCAGCAACCGGTAAAGGTCGCTGACCTTCGCCTCGCGCTCACGCCGGACGCTATTAGGTCCGGCAACTTCACTGCCACCACCGCAGGCGCCACCGTCAACGGACACTTCACGCTCACCCAGTACTCGTCGAAATCGCCGATCGTGAACGCTGCCCTGCAGATCCCCGACACCGAAATCGCCGACGTCTTGAACATTGCACACAGCTTCGGCACCGCGCAGGACGTGACCGGCAGCGGACGCGTCGCCCTCAACATAACCGCGAACGGGCCCATCAAGAACACCGCCGCCATGACCTTCAGCGGCAACGGTTCGCTGCGCAATGCGACCATTCGCACTCCACAGCTTACGCAACCACTGAATATCCAGAACGCTGCGATGACCTTCACGCAAAACGGCGTCGCCATGGACAACTTCTCCGGATCGATCGCTTCGACGCACGCGAACGGAAAACTCTCCGTCCACAACTTCGAAGCCCCTCAGGTTCAGTTCGCCCTCAATGTCGATAAGATCGATGCGCTCGAATGGCAGAGACTCGTCGCGCCATCTCCGCAGCCACAACAGAGATCTCCAAGCCTGCTCCTGAAGACGACTGGCGGCGGCCCCGTTACCATCGGCAGCATCATCTACGACCAACTCGTGCTCAATGAGGTGAAAAGCAACGTCACTCTCGACCACGGCGTAATCAAGCTCGCACCCGTCTCCGCGCAGGTCGCAGGCGGATTCAGTACAGGCGCTATCACCATTGATACGCGTCCCGCGCAAACGCAATTTCAGATCGCCATGAACGTCCAGAAAGTGGACGCCAACAAGTTGCTCTCCTCCGTCTCCAACGTGAAGAACACGCTCTACGGCCTGCTCGCCTCCAACATGCAGACCCAGTTCCATTCCGTGCCCGCTGGCACGGACATCGCCAGCACACTCAACGGTCACCTTTCGCTGGATCTCACCGGCGGCAAGATCGCAGGCGTCGACTTCCTCCAGAAGCTCAGTCAAGTCGCTCAATTCCAGTCCCTCGGACGCGCGGCAACCGGATTCACCGAGCTCAAAAAACTATCCGGCGATTTCAACATTCAGGACGGCGTCGCCAGCACCAACAACCTGCGCGCCGATCTCGGCACCGGAAACCTCGCCGCCTCCGGTTGGCTCAGCCTCGTCAACAACTCCCTCAACATGAAGGTTACGACCGTACTGAACAAGGCTTACAGCCAGCAGGTCGGCGGATCGCAAATCGGCGGATTCATGCAGGCCGCCCTCGCCAACAACCAGGGCGAACTCGTCCTTCCAGTGCTGGTCACCGGAACCCTGCAATCACCGCAGGTCGCCCCTGACACGCAAGCCATCGCACAAATGAAACTTAAAAACCTCGTGCCGTCGCTGCAAAACCCCGGCATCCTAAACTCAATCTTCGGAAAGGGCGGCGCCCAGGGCGGGCAGCAGCAGAACCCGCTGGGCCAGGTTCTCGGCACTCTGAAAGGCCAGCAACCGACGCAGACTCCGCCCGCGAACACCAACCAGCCGCAGACGCAGCAACAACAGCAACAGCAGCAAAACAATGTTCAGAACACGATTCAGGACGCCCTGGGCGGCCTCTTCGGCAAGAAGAAAAAACAGCAGCAACAGCAACCGCAGCAGCAGCAACAGCAACAACCTCCACCACAGTAGATTCAAACCGCCGGGTGCCCCGTCTCGGCCTGCAGTTGGCCAGGATGGGGTACTTCCACGCATCAGCCGATTCTCCCATGCAAAATAAGAACCGCCGATCCCCTCGGCGGTCTGTCTTTGCTTTTGATCTTCGTTCTGCCCTTTTCGCTCTGCTTTCTTTATGTTCCGGTATCCTGCTCCAGCAATCCCTTCTCCAGCTTTTCCTGGCACTCGATGCAGTATCTCGTCCACGGCACCGCTTCGAGTCGCTTAATGTTGATCTCGTTTCCGCACGAGATACATTCTCCAAAGGTACCTTCGCGAATCCGGCTCAGTGCGCCCTCCACCATCTGCAACAGTTGCCGCTCATTGCTGCTCTGGTGAAACAGGAACTCTTTTTGATAGGAACTCGAAGCGCGGTCCGCGATGTCCTGTGCCGTGTCCAAGTCCGCCGCGCGCCCGTCCTGCTCATTCCGAGAAACGTTCGTGCGCAGCTCCCGCTGCCGATCTTCCAGTCGCTTTTTGAATGCCTCTATCTTCTTCTTATCCATTGCGATTTCACCGAGCCGAAACCCTGGCGATCAGTTTCGCGCCCACTAGTTAGAACGGGAATCATATTCGTGCCACGTCCGAGCGTCAACTTTCCTCGCTCGCCCGAACAACGTTGGATGCCGCCAGCAGACAAATCG belongs to Terriglobia bacterium and includes:
- a CDS encoding TraR/DksA family transcriptional regulator — protein: MDKKKIEAFKKRLEDRQRELRTNVSRNEQDGRAADLDTAQDIADRASSSYQKEFLFHQSSNERQLLQMVEGALSRIREGTFGECISCGNEINIKRLEAVPWTRYCIECQEKLEKGLLEQDTGT
- a CDS encoding AsmA family protein, with the translated sequence MRKAAFIIIGVLVVLVILAAIVPRFINVNNYRPQIQAQLEKQLNRPVTLGDMHASLLPPSVTVDNVIIGESPEFQAGRPFGSAQKLYISLQLLPLLHKDFVVNSLELVRPQVELVRNPQGVWNFSTLGNQNKAAAPSPKSQQNFSLGQLKLTDGTVGVTDEQKHQPRAVYDHIDLTLKNFAPGEPFDLSLAAHLPGQGKQVAKIDGHGGPINQGNMSNTPFDGTITLDQVSLDGLQKFLNNPSLADTNATITGKGSVKNQNGVVSSNGNFDIQNAVAHGHNIGYPITINYDAANDLNNNSINIKHADIKLGSAPFSISGTMNAKSTPALIDVNLKAGDVSIGELAKLAGAFGYAFNPDMQVAGRINADIHAQGSTASPVLNGNVDAHDLVISGKGLQQPVKVADLRLALTPDAIRSGNFTATTAGATVNGHFTLTQYSSKSPIVNAALQIPDTEIADVLNIAHSFGTAQDVTGSGRVALNITANGPIKNTAAMTFSGNGSLRNATIRTPQLTQPLNIQNAAMTFTQNGVAMDNFSGSIASTHANGKLSVHNFEAPQVQFALNVDKIDALEWQRLVAPSPQPQQRSPSLLLKTTGGGPVTIGSIIYDQLVLNEVKSNVTLDHGVIKLAPVSAQVAGGFSTGAITIDTRPAQTQFQIAMNVQKVDANKLLSSVSNVKNTLYGLLASNMQTQFHSVPAGTDIASTLNGHLSLDLTGGKIAGVDFLQKLSQVAQFQSLGRAATGFTELKKLSGDFNIQDGVASTNNLRADLGTGNLAASGWLSLVNNSLNMKVTTVLNKAYSQQVGGSQIGGFMQAALANNQGELVLPVLVTGTLQSPQVAPDTQAIAQMKLKNLVPSLQNPGILNSIFGKGGAQGGQQQNPLGQVLGTLKGQQPTQTPPANTNQPQTQQQQQQQQNNVQNTIQDALGGLFGKKKKQQQQQPQQQQQQQPPPQ